GAGCTGGCCGAGGAGGCCTCGCGCTGGGTGGCGCGGCGGGACGTTCTGGTGCAGGAAGCGCGGCCCGGGCCTGCGGGCCCTCGGGAATTTCATGCCCTGGCCCGGGGCGTGGCCGCGCGGCCCGACGCATCGGGCTGGCTGCTGCTGCCGGCCGACAAGCCGCTGGTGCGACCGACGGTGCTGCAGGCCGTGGCCCGGGCCCTGGACGACCATGCGGTGGCCTATGCGGCACATCGGGGCCAGCGGGGCTTCCCGCTGGGCTTCGGGACCGAGCTGTTCTCGGAGCTGTTGCGCCTGGAGGAGGATGACGGGGTGCGGCGCCTGCTGGTTCGCTACCCGGCGGTCAGCGTCCCCGTGGATGATCCTGGCGTGCTGCAGCCGCTGGACAGCGAGGCCGATCTGGTGGGGTTGCGTGCCCGCTGGCCCGAGGTCGCGGCCATGAGCGCCCACGGATGACCCTGCGGCGGTCTGGCCTGCCGGTTTGACCCTGCCGCTTGGGGCACCCAATAATGGCTCGGGTCAGCCGCCCGGTGGCCGGCGCTTGCAGGAGAGTCCCATGCGTCCATTGCACCCCGTTCTGGCCGAGGTCACGGCCCGCATCGACGAGCGCAGCCGGGGGCTGCGCGGTGCCTACCTCCAGCGTGTGGACGCGATGCGCCAGCGGCCTCCGGCATCGCAGCGCCTGGGGTGCGCCAACGTGGCCCATGCCTTTGCGGCCATGCCGGGCGATGAACGCCTGAAGGTGGTGGCCGAGCGCGCGCCCAACCTGGGCGTGGTCACGGCCTACAACGACATGCTGTCGGCCCACCGGCCCTACGAGGGATTCCCGGCGCTGATCCGTCAGGCCGCCCATGCGGCGGGGGCCACCGTCCAGGTGGCCGGCGGTGTGCCGGCCATGTGCGACGGGGTGACCCAGGGCCAACCGGGGATGGAGTTGTCGCTGTTCTCGCGCGACACCATCGCGATGGGCACGGCCATTGCGCTGTCGCACGACGTCTTCGACGGCGCACTGCTGCTGGGCATCTGCGACAAGATCGTGCCGGGCCTGCTGATCGGGGCCCTGCATTTCGGCCATCTGCCCTGCGTGTTCGTGCCGGCGGGTCCCATGAGTTCCGGCCTCTCGAACGAGGCCAAGGCCAAGGTGCGCGAGCAGGCGGCCCAGGGCCTGGTGGGTCGGGCCGAGTTGCTGGCGGCCGAGCAGGCGGCCTACCACGGCGAGGGGACCTGCACCTTCTACGGCACGGCCAACTCCAACCAGATGCTGCTGGAGGCCATGGGTCTGCATGTGCCGGGGGCCGCCTTCATCCACCCCCATGCACCGCTGCGCGAAGCCCTGACCCGGGAGGCGGTGGACACCGTGCTCGCCCTGGCGGCCCGTGGTGGCTGCATCGGTCACCAGGTGGACGCCCGCTGCATCGTCAATGCCATGGTGGCCCTGCTGGCCACCGGGGGCTCGACCAACCACCTGATCCACTGGGTGGCGGTCGCCCGGGCGGCGGGGCACCTGATCGACTGGAGCGACTTTTCCGCGCTTTCGGCCGTGGTGCCGCTGCTGGCCCGGGTCTATCCCAACGGCGCAGCAGACGTGAACCAGTTCCAGGCCGCTGGCGGGCCGGCCTTCGTCATCCGCGAGCTGCTGCAGGCCGGGTTGATGCACCCGGATGTGCACACCGTCGTGGGTGAGGGGCTGGCGGCCTACGGCACCGTGCCGGGCCTGGGCGCACAGGCCGAGGTCGTCCGTGCGCCGGTGGCGGCCGAAAGCGGCGATGCGCAGGTGCTGCGGCCGGCCTCCGAGCCGTTCTCGGCCACCGGGGGGCTGCAGCTGCTGACCGGCAACCTGGGGCGCGCGGTCATCAAGGTCTCGGCCGTGCCGGCCGACCGCCATGTCATCGAGGCGCCGGCCCGGGTCTTCGACAGCCAGGAGGCGCTGCAGGCGGCCTTTCAGGCCGGTGAGCTGACGGGGGATTTCGTGGCGGTGGTGCGCTTCCAGGGGCCGCAGGCCAACGGCATGCCCGAGTTGCACAAGCTCACGCCGCCGCTGGCGGTGCTGCAGGGGCGCGGCCAACGTGTGGCCCTGGTGACCGACGGACGCATGAGCGGGGCCTCCGGCAAGGTGTCTGCGGCCATCCATGTCTGGCCCGAAGCACTGACAGGAGGCCCCTTGGCCAAGGTTCAGGACGGCGACCTGATCCGACTGGATGCCGAGGCAGGCACCTTGCAGGCCCTGGTGCCGCAAGCGGTGTGGGACGCACGGACACCGGCCCGGCGGACCCATGCCCTGGCCGAGGATGCGGCCCATGGCTGGGGACGGGAGCTTTTC
This sequence is a window from Ideonella dechloratans. Protein-coding genes within it:
- a CDS encoding nucleotidyltransferase family protein, coding for MSAIPAVIVIVPQAAPGQRGAAQRPAVSEALGERSVLAHTLHNVMASSLPMIVVTPPELAEEASRWVARRDVLVQEARPGPAGPREFHALARGVAARPDASGWLLLPADKPLVRPTVLQAVARALDDHAVAYAAHRGQRGFPLGFGTELFSELLRLEEDDGVRRLLVRYPAVSVPVDDPGVLQPLDSEADLVGLRARWPEVAAMSAHG
- the edd gene encoding phosphogluconate dehydratase: MRPLHPVLAEVTARIDERSRGLRGAYLQRVDAMRQRPPASQRLGCANVAHAFAAMPGDERLKVVAERAPNLGVVTAYNDMLSAHRPYEGFPALIRQAAHAAGATVQVAGGVPAMCDGVTQGQPGMELSLFSRDTIAMGTAIALSHDVFDGALLLGICDKIVPGLLIGALHFGHLPCVFVPAGPMSSGLSNEAKAKVREQAAQGLVGRAELLAAEQAAYHGEGTCTFYGTANSNQMLLEAMGLHVPGAAFIHPHAPLREALTREAVDTVLALAARGGCIGHQVDARCIVNAMVALLATGGSTNHLIHWVAVARAAGHLIDWSDFSALSAVVPLLARVYPNGAADVNQFQAAGGPAFVIRELLQAGLMHPDVHTVVGEGLAAYGTVPGLGAQAEVVRAPVAAESGDAQVLRPASEPFSATGGLQLLTGNLGRAVIKVSAVPADRHVIEAPARVFDSQEALQAAFQAGELTGDFVAVVRFQGPQANGMPELHKLTPPLAVLQGRGQRVALVTDGRMSGASGKVSAAIHVWPEALTGGPLAKVQDGDLIRLDAEAGTLQALVPQAVWDARTPARRTHALAEDAAHGWGRELFAGMRQQVLTAEEGACTWVPRSPLG